Proteins from one Lachnospiraceae bacterium KGMB03038 genomic window:
- a CDS encoding sigma-70 family RNA polymerase sigma factor — translation MELSSSDKERIQHQYDALAKKTLVGEAKSHRRTLAKRAAREVTFSDLSESELAQLFTTDEYESDYFRFQVSGFDVLVKNELLAEALNALPERKRDIILLSYFLDMSDAEIGELLNVVRTTVFRHRKSALAKIKQYLEGKADDEYR, via the coding sequence ATGGAGCTATCTTCTTCCGACAAGGAAAGAATACAACATCAGTACGACGCATTAGCAAAGAAAACTTTGGTCGGCGAAGCGAAAAGCCACCGCCGCACTCTTGCGAAACGCGCAGCACGCGAAGTTACTTTTTCGGATTTGAGCGAAAGCGAACTCGCGCAGCTTTTCACAACGGACGAATACGAAAGCGATTATTTCCGTTTTCAAGTGTCCGGCTTTGATGTACTCGTCAAAAATGAACTGCTTGCCGAAGCCCTTAACGCTTTGCCCGAAAGGAAACGCGACATTATCCTTTTGTCCTACTTCTTGGATATGAGCGACGCGGAAATTGGCGAACTGCTGAATGTTGTACGCACGACGGTTTTCCGGCACAGGAAATCCGCGCTTGCGAAAATCAAACAGTATTTGGAGGGAAAAGCAGATGATGAATACCGTTAG
- a CDS encoding 23S rRNA (adenine(2503)-C(2))-methyltransferase RlmN has protein sequence MKRLPKYTPAEVRNDPYGFTYKEMSEVIGENEAKALYEELYKQLPRKKNLSMLVKNICKSSDTEKYVYELKDNKYIETVFIKRRDGGTVCVSTQVGCPVGCIFCESGRNGFVRNLTSSEIVQQIILLRRKVNRIVFMGMGEPLFNYDNLIKAIHILRDRYGLNFPTDGITISTVGPVDQLKKLREEHLKIQLTISLHAATQSARNRIIPHMRIYAIEDVVKQALSYSERHNRKIVFAYLLLPGINDRPSDVRQLAKWFRGKKVMINVLQYNPTSNSRIKAPQKREIVAFKHQLEQAGLEVTMRVSHGREINAACGQLANTYNKFKKK, from the coding sequence ATGAAACGTTTACCTAAATATACGCCTGCGGAAGTACGGAATGATCCATACGGATTTACTTACAAAGAAATGTCGGAAGTTATTGGCGAGAATGAAGCAAAAGCCTTATATGAAGAATTATATAAGCAATTACCACGCAAAAAAAATCTATCAATGTTGGTAAAAAATATTTGCAAAAGCAGTGATACTGAAAAGTATGTTTACGAACTGAAAGACAACAAATACATTGAAACGGTTTTTATCAAGCGGCGAGATGGTGGAACTGTTTGCGTGAGCACACAAGTCGGTTGTCCTGTTGGTTGTATTTTTTGTGAGTCCGGGCGAAATGGCTTTGTTCGTAATCTAACATCGTCAGAAATCGTACAACAGATTATATTGTTGCGTCGAAAAGTAAACCGTATCGTTTTTATGGGTATGGGAGAGCCTTTATTCAATTATGACAACTTGATAAAAGCAATCCATATTCTCCGAGATAGATATGGGCTCAACTTTCCAACCGACGGCATTACCATATCAACAGTTGGTCCGGTCGATCAATTAAAAAAATTGCGCGAGGAACATCTTAAAATTCAGTTGACAATATCTTTACACGCAGCAACACAATCTGCAAGAAATCGTATTATTCCTCACATGCGCATATATGCTATTGAAGATGTTGTTAAGCAAGCCTTATCCTATTCTGAAAGGCATAATCGCAAAATTGTCTTTGCGTATTTGCTTTTACCGGGTATAAATGACCGGCCCTCAGATGTAAGACAACTTGCAAAATGGTTTCGGGGCAAAAAAGTTATGATTAACGTGTTACAATACAACCCAACAAGCAATTCAAGAATTAAAGCACCACAGAAACGGGAAATAGTTGCATTCAAACATCAATTAGAGCAAGCAGGACTTGAAGTTACTATGAGAGTTTCTCATGGCAGAGAGATTAACGCGGCTTGTGGACAGTTAGCTAACACATATAATAAATTCAAAAAAAAATGA
- a CDS encoding helix-turn-helix transcriptional regulator, whose product MAKRPVPLYDFKAFGAAIKAARNEYGESRKKVSDELYISPRYLANIENKGQQPSLQVFYDLVTRYHISVDQFFFPNSNAEKSTGRRQLDALLDGMSDKGIRIVTATAREITEVEKAED is encoded by the coding sequence ATGGCAAAAAGACCCGTACCATTGTACGACTTTAAGGCTTTCGGGGCAGCTATAAAAGCCGCGAGAAATGAATACGGCGAGAGCCGCAAAAAGGTAAGCGACGAGTTATATATTTCCCCGCGCTACCTTGCGAATATCGAGAACAAGGGACAACAGCCGAGTTTACAGGTATTCTATGACCTTGTAACCCGGTATCATATTTCGGTAGATCAATTTTTCTTCCCGAACAGCAATGCGGAGAAATCCACCGGGCGGCGGCAGCTTGACGCGCTGCTGGACGGTATGAGCGATAAAGGCATACGGATTGTAACCGCAACAGCAAGGGAGATAACGGAAGTCGAAAAAGCAGAGGATTAA
- a CDS encoding helix-turn-helix domain-containing protein, with amino-acid sequence MMNTVRKSENLLPFPVISAAANGDTTAMCAILKHYEGYIAKLCTRTLKDDAGNTYSYVDEEMRNRLQVRLITRTLAFHVG; translated from the coding sequence ATGATGAATACCGTTAGGAAGTCTGAAAATCTGTTGCCGTTCCCTGTCATTTCCGCAGCGGCAAACGGCGACACAACCGCCATGTGCGCGATCTTGAAGCACTACGAGGGTTACATAGCGAAACTTTGTACCCGCACGCTGAAAGACGACGCGGGCAATACCTATTCCTATGTGGACGAGGAAATGCGTAACAGGCTGCAAGTGCGCCTTATTACCCGCACCCTTGCTTTTCATGTAGGATAA
- a CDS encoding conjugal transfer protein → MLKKYWIKCPICNGKTRVQVFHNTVLKDFPLFCPKCKLTHIIDVEKLEIVIKNTEKQTFII, encoded by the coding sequence ATGCTTAAAAAATATTGGATAAAATGTCCGATTTGTAACGGAAAGACGAGAGTTCAAGTATTTCATAATACTGTATTAAAAGATTTTCCTCTTTTCTGCCCTAAATGCAAATTGACGCATATCATTGATGTAGAAAAATTAGAGATTGTAATCAAAAATACAGAAAAACAAACTTTTATTATTTAG
- a CDS encoding ATP-binding protein has protein sequence MKNEINAVLENMTTTIPEPEDYTGEDGLLYCGKCRKPKEAYFAPDKAAIFGRDRHPAECDCQRTAREEREAAEKRRRHLDTVEELKRRGFTDPTMRDWTFENDNGRNPQTGLARRYVEHWEDMRTDNIGCLFWGGVGTGKSYLAGCIANALMEKEIPVRMTNFALILNDLAASFEGRNEYISRLCRYPLLILDDFGMERGTEYGLEQVFNVIDSRYRSGKPLIVTTNLTLDDLHNPEDTAHSRIYDRLLSMCVPVRFTGDNFRQETAKRKMESMKKLITD, from the coding sequence ATGAAGAATGAAATCAACGCGGTTTTGGAGAATATGACGACCACCATCCCGGAGCCGGAGGACTACACCGGCGAGGACGGTTTACTGTACTGCGGCAAGTGCCGCAAGCCGAAAGAAGCCTATTTTGCGCCGGATAAGGCCGCTATCTTCGGGCGCGACCGCCACCCGGCAGAGTGCGACTGCCAGAGAACCGCCCGCGAGGAACGGGAAGCCGCCGAAAAGCGGCGCAGACACCTTGACACCGTGGAAGAACTGAAACGCCGGGGCTTTACCGACCCCACCATGCGGGACTGGACTTTCGAGAACGACAACGGCAGGAACCCGCAGACCGGGCTTGCCCGCCGGTATGTGGAGCATTGGGAAGATATGCGGACAGACAATATCGGCTGCCTGTTCTGGGGCGGCGTAGGCACCGGCAAAAGCTACCTTGCAGGCTGTATCGCAAACGCCCTCATGGAGAAAGAAATCCCCGTCCGCATGACGAACTTTGCTCTTATCCTCAATGACCTTGCCGCCAGCTTTGAGGGGCGCAACGAGTACATTTCCCGCCTTTGTCGTTATCCGCTGCTGATCCTTGACGACTTCGGCATGGAACGCGGGACGGAATACGGGCTGGAACAGGTGTTCAATGTGATTGACAGCCGTTACCGCAGCGGCAAGCCGCTGATCGTCACGACCAACCTTACGCTGGACGACCTGCACAACCCGGAGGACACCGCCCATTCCCGGATTTATGACCGCCTGCTTTCCATGTGCGTCCCGGTACGCTTTACCGGCGACAACTTCCGGCAGGAAACCGCCAAGCGGAAAATGGAGAGCATGAAGAAACTGATTACCGACTGA
- a CDS encoding endonuclease — MAVTKTHPIKSTLKAAIDYILNPEKTDGKLLASSFGCGLETADIEFAWTREAAGDRGTHLGRHLIQSFAVGETTPEEAHKIGMELAGAVLGGKYEFVLTTHVDKDHLHNHLIFNAVSFVDYKKYHSNKQSYHFIRRTSDRICKEHGLSVVVPGQDKGKSYAEYTAEKQGTSYKAKLKTAIDTLIPQVKDFDELLRRLQEMGYEIKQGKYISFRAAGQERFTRTKTLGAAYTEEAIKERIKGVYVAKTKTLREDKKIRLVVDLENSIKAQQSAGYERWAKIHNLKQAAKSMNFLTENKIEYYSELESKIADIMTAHDAAAKAVKEVEQRMSDLSLLIKHTTTYRQLKPIYDEYRKSPDKEKYLRGHESEIILFEAAARALKEMQIKKLPDLAALRKEYRSLNDRKTKLYEDYRQAKKQMQEYGVVKKNVDSILYPSQSRAREQER; from the coding sequence ATGGCGGTTACAAAGACGCACCCTATTAAATCAACCTTAAAGGCTGCGATAGACTATATCTTAAATCCCGAAAAGACAGACGGGAAGCTGCTTGCGTCCTCTTTCGGCTGCGGGCTGGAAACCGCCGATATTGAGTTTGCATGGACGCGGGAAGCTGCCGGAGATCGCGGCACACATTTAGGGCGGCACTTGATACAATCCTTTGCGGTGGGAGAAACCACACCGGAAGAAGCGCACAAAATCGGCATGGAACTTGCCGGGGCGGTATTAGGCGGCAAGTATGAGTTTGTTTTGACAACTCACGTCGATAAAGACCATCTGCATAATCACTTGATTTTCAACGCGGTTAGCTTCGTTGACTACAAAAAGTACCATTCCAACAAGCAAAGCTATCACTTTATCCGGCGCACCAGCGACAGGATATGTAAAGAGCATGGGCTATCCGTCGTCGTACCGGGACAGGACAAGGGAAAAAGCTATGCAGAATACACCGCCGAAAAGCAAGGGACAAGCTACAAAGCAAAGCTGAAAACGGCGATAGATACTCTCATTCCCCAAGTGAAAGATTTTGACGAACTGCTGCGCCGCTTGCAGGAAATGGGGTATGAAATCAAACAGGGCAAATACATTTCCTTTCGCGCTGCCGGACAGGAACGGTTTACCCGCACAAAGACGCTCGGCGCGGCCTATACGGAAGAAGCGATAAAGGAGCGTATCAAGGGCGTGTATGTTGCCAAAACAAAAACGCTGCGGGAAGATAAGAAAATCCGGCTTGTCGTCGATCTTGAAAACAGTATCAAAGCCCAACAGTCGGCGGGCTATGAACGGTGGGCAAAAATCCATAATCTGAAACAGGCTGCTAAAAGCATGAACTTCCTAACCGAAAACAAGATTGAGTATTATAGCGAACTTGAAAGCAAGATAGCCGATATTATGACCGCTCATGACGCGGCGGCAAAGGCGGTTAAGGAAGTGGAACAGCGTATGTCTGATTTGTCGCTGCTTATCAAGCACACCACCACATACCGACAGTTAAAACCGATTTACGATGAATACCGAAAATCGCCGGACAAGGAAAAGTATCTGCGGGGGCATGAAAGCGAAATTATCCTGTTTGAAGCTGCGGCAAGGGCATTAAAGGAAATGCAGATAAAGAAGCTGCCCGATCTCGCCGCGCTGCGCAAGGAGTATAGAAGCTTAAACGACAGGAAAACCAAATTGTATGAAGATTATCGGCAAGCCAAGAAGCAAATGCAGGAATACGGCGTTGTCAAAAAGAACGTCGATAGTATTCTTTACCCGTCCCAAAGCAGGGCGCGGGAGCAGGAGCGATAA
- a CDS encoding replication initiator protein A, with the protein MRDNTPKSTRTQGGDPIADYIRADTRLPAYLPYPRFLLKMEISQTAKLLYSLLLDRSTLSQKNKWLDDEGRIYIIYPIAEIAEILDKGSTTIKGALNELDTAGLLERERGGFSAPNRLYVKVPPVPQVQFSDQLMAGSPPLIEPENRPTDGQKTDLMMVGKPSPNQTTINNLTESQTKGVSGGPSAPYGRYGNIFLSQTEYDELQAEYPDRLERFIEEMSRYLAANGKSYQNYAAALRIWAGNDKKEAPKKGIPDYSCKEGESL; encoded by the coding sequence ATGCGTGACAATACGCCAAAATCAACCCGAACACAGGGAGGTGATCCTATCGCTGATTATATCAGGGCAGACACGCGGCTGCCCGCCTATCTGCCGTATCCCCGTTTCCTGCTGAAAATGGAGATTTCACAGACCGCCAAGCTGCTGTATTCGCTGCTGTTAGACCGTTCCACCCTCTCCCAGAAAAACAAGTGGCTGGACGACGAGGGCAGGATTTATATTATCTATCCCATCGCGGAGATAGCAGAAATACTGGATAAAGGCAGCACCACCATCAAGGGGGCGCTTAATGAACTGGACACGGCGGGGCTGTTGGAACGGGAACGGGGCGGCTTCTCCGCACCGAACCGGCTTTATGTCAAAGTACCGCCAGTGCCACAGGTACAGTTTTCAGACCAACTGATGGCCGGAAGTCCGCCCCTCATAGAGCCGGAAAACCGTCCTACTGATGGTCAGAAAACCGACCTTATGATGGTCGGAAAACCGTCCCCTAACCAAACTACTATAAACAACCTTACAGAGAGCCAAACAAAGGGAGTGAGTGGGGGGCCGTCCGCGCCCTATGGCCGATATGGAAATATTTTTCTGTCACAGACCGAATACGACGAGTTGCAGGCAGAGTACCCTGACAGGCTGGAACGGTTCATCGAGGAAATGAGCCGCTACCTTGCCGCCAACGGGAAAAGCTACCAGAACTATGCCGCCGCCCTGCGGATATGGGCGGGGAACGACAAAAAGGAAGCCCCTAAAAAGGGCATACCAGACTACTCATGCAAGGAGGGCGAGAGTTTATGA
- a CDS encoding DUF4368 domain-containing protein — protein MLQSNKITALYCRLSQEDMQAGESGSIQHQKMILQRYADEHHFLNTKFFVDDGFSGVSFEREGLQAMLQEVEAGRVATVITKDLSRLGRNYLKTGELIEIVFPENGVRYIAINDGVDTAREDNEFTPLRNWFNEFYARDTSKKIRAVKQAQAQKGERVNGEYPYGYIPDPNNRHHLIPDPETAPIVKQVFAMFVSGVRMCEIQKWLAENKVLTIGALRYQRTGQARYQRAMIAPYTWPDKTLYDILARQEYLGHTITAKTHKVSYKSKKTRKNEEEQRYFFPNTHEPLVDEETFELAQKRIATRHRSTKAAEIDIFSGLLFCAGCRHKMYYQQGVNIEPRKFSYSCGAWRNRARTGSECTSHYIRKNVLLDLVLEDMRRVLRYVKEHEQDFICKATEYGDMEARKALAQQQKELFKAQARMTELDTLFRKLYEDNALGRLTDERFVFLTSGYEDEKKSLAARIDELQQQIATVTERKRDISRFIQIVGKYSDIQELTYENVHEFIDRILIHELDRETNTRKIEIHYSFVGQVDTEQEPTQVVNHDRRNMVDVKSIAI, from the coding sequence ATGTTACAGTCGAATAAAATCACCGCCCTTTACTGCCGTTTAAGTCAAGAGGATATGCAAGCCGGAGAAAGCGGAAGCATACAGCACCAAAAAATGATACTTCAACGCTATGCGGACGAACACCATTTTTTGAACACAAAGTTTTTTGTGGACGACGGATTTTCCGGCGTGAGTTTTGAGCGCGAGGGGCTGCAAGCGATGTTGCAGGAAGTGGAAGCCGGACGAGTGGCGACGGTCATTACCAAAGACCTTTCCCGTCTTGGCAGAAACTATCTGAAAACGGGCGAACTCATAGAGATTGTATTTCCCGAAAACGGAGTACGCTATATCGCGATCAACGACGGAGTTGACACAGCGCGGGAGGATAACGAGTTTACCCCCTTGCGGAACTGGTTTAACGAGTTTTACGCCCGCGACACAAGCAAGAAAATCCGCGCAGTTAAACAGGCACAGGCGCAAAAAGGCGAGCGCGTCAACGGGGAATATCCATACGGCTATATCCCAGACCCGAACAACCGCCACCACCTTATACCCGACCCGGAAACCGCGCCGATTGTCAAACAGGTTTTCGCTATGTTTGTTAGCGGCGTGCGTATGTGCGAAATCCAAAAATGGCTTGCGGAAAACAAAGTCTTGACGATTGGAGCGTTGCGCTATCAGCGTACAGGACAGGCGCGGTATCAGCGGGCAATGATCGCCCCCTATACTTGGCCGGACAAAACGCTCTATGACATATTAGCAAGGCAGGAATATTTAGGGCATACCATAACCGCGAAAACTCACAAGGTATCCTACAAGTCGAAAAAGACCCGGAAGAACGAAGAAGAACAACGCTATTTCTTCCCAAACACCCATGAGCCGCTTGTTGACGAGGAAACCTTTGAACTTGCGCAAAAGCGGATTGCTACCCGCCACCGCTCGACAAAAGCAGCGGAGATTGATATTTTTTCCGGCTTGCTGTTTTGCGCTGGTTGCAGACATAAGATGTATTACCAACAGGGCGTAAATATCGAGCCGCGCAAGTTTTCCTATTCTTGCGGCGCATGGCGCAACAGGGCAAGGACAGGCAGCGAGTGTACCTCTCATTATATCCGCAAAAACGTACTTCTTGATTTAGTGCTGGAAGATATGCGGCGGGTTTTGCGGTATGTTAAGGAACACGAACAGGACTTTATCTGTAAAGCTACCGAGTACGGCGACATGGAAGCGAGAAAGGCATTAGCGCAGCAGCAAAAGGAACTTTTCAAAGCACAGGCGCGTATGACCGAACTTGACACGCTTTTCCGCAAGCTGTATGAGGACAACGCATTAGGCAGACTGACAGATGAACGGTTTGTGTTTCTAACTTCCGGCTATGAGGACGAAAAGAAATCCCTTGCCGCAAGGATAGACGAGTTACAACAGCAGATCGCAACCGTTACCGAGCGAAAAAGGGATATATCAAGGTTTATTCAGATTGTCGGGAAATACAGCGACATACAGGAATTGACCTATGAAAACGTCCATGAGTTTATCGACCGTATTTTGATACATGAATTAGACCGGGAAACCAACACCCGGAAAATCGAAATCCATTATAGCTTTGTCGGACAGGTTGATACCGAGCAGGAGCCGACGCAAGTTGTCAACCATGACCGCCGCAACATGGTAGATGTAAAAAGTATCGCTATCTAA
- a CDS encoding recombinase: MLRQATQNLITALYPRLSHEDELQGESNSISNQKRILETYAKQNGFTNLRWYTDDGFSGANFAGVR, translated from the coding sequence ATGTTAAGACAAGCCACCCAAAACCTCATTACCGCCCTTTATCCGAGATTGTCCCACGAGGATGAATTGCAAGGCGAGAGTAATTCCATATCGAACCAAAAAAGGATACTCGAAACCTACGCAAAACAGAACGGCTTTACCAATCTGCGCTGGTACACCGACGACGGTTTTTCCGGCGCGAACTTTGCTGGGGTTAGATAG
- a CDS encoding MobC family plasmid mobilization relaxosome protein translates to MENRKRNIQMKFYVTEEEKRLIDEKMKQLPIKQYGAYFRKMAIDGYILVVDRSDTKAYIRELQAVSRNINQIAKRANATGTVYRQDIEDIKKAVDEIWRLQRRTLLNQP, encoded by the coding sequence ATGGAAAACCGAAAGAGAAATATACAGATGAAGTTTTACGTTACGGAAGAAGAAAAGCGGCTGATCGACGAGAAGATGAAGCAGCTTCCCATAAAGCAGTATGGGGCATACTTCCGTAAAATGGCGATAGACGGGTATATTCTTGTCGTTGACCGAAGCGACACAAAAGCATATATCCGGGAACTGCAAGCGGTGAGCCGGAACATCAACCAAATTGCAAAACGCGCCAATGCGACGGGGACGGTTTACAGGCAGGATATAGAGGACATTAAAAAGGCGGTGGACGAGATATGGCGGTTACAAAGACGCACCCTATTAAATCAACCTTAA